A DNA window from Castanea sativa cultivar Marrone di Chiusa Pesio chromosome 7, ASM4071231v1 contains the following coding sequences:
- the LOC142644531 gene encoding phospholipase D delta-like, producing MAERNSDSQVNLHGDLYVKIIKGWSMHSAFNIPPAPIVTVRLRKLNLACMRIVFCSETQMPPSPLWVQPFQIPLAHQLSNSDSIHFNLEYKNIMVGTAFVPIQRILTGETILEWFPILDNGYEPGSQSGVAILIEMTFNNCEYSALYRYGIASDPENFGLQNSYFPVLKSGSVTLYQDAHVPDGMLPAEIVLDGGKVFEQKKCWVDICDAILEAKQMVYIVGWSIYHKVELVREQTRRPLPNGVANYNLGDLLKYKAQNGVPVLVIVWNNPSGKITTHAEETRKFFENSSVSCVLAPRPVINELKNSHYPLTEIEMVDSAIQNTVNAFLYSHHQKFVIVDTQAYENSRKITAFVGGLDLCDRRYDTPEHRLFHDRDTVFKDDYLNPTLPEGVKGPRLPWHDLHCKIEGPAAYFMLIHFEQLWNNFAQWSNFGQGYRMALIHATMRFLDVPLLNHSQSIPNDDPTFWIYKEDDPENWHIQVFRSIDSGCLKTYPTRAQNLIIEKSIQSAYIQAIRSAQHFIYIENQFFIGSSYAWPSHRDAGANNLIPMELALKIASKIKANERFAVYIVIPMQPEGHHFTSEILFWQGQTMQMMYDIIAQELKSMHIENSHPEDYLNFYCLGNREELPKEVSVPPDQSSQNGSVSNSEQPIQKFMVYVHSKGMIVDDEYVILGSANINERSMAGSRDTEIAMGAYQPHHTWGKKKSHPYGQIYGYRMSLWAEHLGTLHDCFKEPKDLDCVKSVNKIAVDNLSKYKAKDFTPLQGHLLKFPIQVNANGKIEVLPGKVRYFSDDDQGNNYFNYFKEVTYALTT from the exons ATGGCCGAACGTAATTCAGACTCGCAGGTGAACCTCCACGGAGACCTTTATGTGAAAATCATCAAGGGCTGGTCCATGCACTCGGCCTTCAATATCCCCCCAGCCCCTATCGTCACAGTCCGTCTCCGCAAACTCAACTTGGCTTGCATGCGCATCGTGTTTTGCAGCGAAACTCAAATGCCTCCATCTCCATTATGGGTCCAGCCCTTCCAGATTCCCCTGGCTCACCAGCTTTCAAACTCGGACTCGATCCACTTCAACCTCGAGTACAAGAACATCATGGTCGGAACCGCCTTCGTTCCAATCCAACGAATCCTAACCGGCGAAACGATCCTCGAATGGTTCCCGATATTGGACAATGGTTATGAGCCAGGAAGTCAAAGTGGGGTCGCCATTCTCATCGAAATGACGTTCAACAATTGCGAGTACAGTGCGTTGTACCGGTACGGCATTGCGTCCGACCCCGAAAATTTCGGGCTTCAGAATAGTTACTTTCCGGTTCTGAAAAGCGGGTCGGTGACGCTGTATCAGGACGCGCACGTGCCAGATGGGATGCTGCCGGCGGAGATAGTGTTAGATGGAGGGAAGGTGTTTGAGCAGAAAAAGTGTTGGGTGGATATATGCGATGCGATATTGGAGGCAAAACAAATGGTGTACATAGTTGGTTGGTCCATTTATCACAAGGTGGAGCTGGTAAGAGAGCAGACGAGGAGGCCGTTGCCTAATGGTGTTGCCAATTACAACTTGGGGGATTTGCTCAAGTATAAGGCCCAGAATGGCGTGCCAGTTTTGGTCATTGTTTGGAATAATCCG TCTGGTAAGATCACCACTCACGCTGAAGAAACTCGCAAGTTTTTTGAGAACTCTTCTGTTTCATGTGTCCTGGCACCTCGACCCGTCATTAATGAGTTAAAAAATTCTCATTATCCATTGACGGAAATAGAAATGGTGGATTCTGCCATCCAAAATACG GTCAATGCATTTCTTTATTCACATCATCAAAAATTTGTGATAGTAGATACACAAGCGTATGAAAATAGCAGAAAAATAACTGCTTTTGTTGGAGGTTTGGACCTTTGCGATCGCCGTTATGATACTCCTGAGCATAGACTATTTCATGATCGTGACACTGTATTTAAAGATGATTATCTTAATCCAACACTTCCA GAAGGAGTGAAGGGTCCAAGGCTACCATGGCATGATTTACATTGCAAGATAGAAGGGCCTGCTGCTTATTTCATGCTCATTCATTTTGAGCAGCTTTGGAACAATTTCGCACAATGGTCAAATTTCGGGCAGGGCTACAGAATGGCACTAATTCATGCTACGATGAGATTTTTAGACGTGCCCTTACTCAATCATTCCCAGTCAATTCCAAATGACGACCCTACATTTTGGATTTACAAGGAAGATGATCCTGAAAACTGGCATATTCAG GTTTTCCGCTCAATTGATTCAGGGTGTTTGAAAACATATCCTACAAGAGCTCAG AATTTGATTATAGAGAAGAGCATTCAATCAGCATACATCCAAGCGATTAGATCTGCCCAACATTTTATATACATCgagaatcaattttttattggatcGTCATATGCATGGCCATCCCACAGAGACGCAG GCGCCAATAATTTAATTCCAATGGAGTTGGCATTAAAGATTGCTAGTAAGATTAAAGCGAATGAGAGATTTGCAGTGTACATTGTCATACCAATGCAACCCGAGGGTCACCATTTCACGTCAGAAATTCTCTTTTGGCAG GGCCAGACAATGCAAATGATGTATGACATCATAGCACAAGAGTTGAAATCCATGCATATTGAAAATTCACATCCTGAAGACTACCTTAACTTCTACTGTCTTGGTAATCGGGAAGAACTGCCCAAAGAAGTGTCAGTTCCACCAGATCAATCTTCCCAAAATGGATCG GTCTCCAACTCAGAACAACCGATTCAGAAGTTCATGGTTTATGTACATTCCAAGGGAATGATTGTAGATGACGAGTACGTGATATTAGGTTCTGCCAATATTAATGAACGATCTATGGCTGGTTCAAGAGACACCGAGATAGCTATGGGTGCATATCAACCCCACCACACCTGGGGTAAGAAGAAGAGCCATCCATATGGTCAG ATATATGGGTACAGAATGTCACTTTGGGCAGAACATTTAGGGACTTTACATGATTGCTTCAAGGAGCCTAAAGATTTGGATTGCGTAAAGAGTGTGAACAAGATTGCTGTAGATAACTTGAGCAAGTACAAGGCAAAGGATTTTACACCATTGCAGGGGCACCTCCTTAAATTCCCTATTCAGGTAAATGCCAATGGGAAGATTGAAGTATTACCTGGAAAAGTGCGTTATTTCTCAGATGATGATCAGGGcaacaattattttaattattttaaggaGGTTACTTATGCTTTAACTACATAG